The genomic region AGCCTTCGCCAAAGCCCATCCGAATTGCCGCAAGTTCTGAATTCTGCCAATTCTCCATTAAGAAACTCATTTGCCGCCTCCTTCACTCAATTGAACAAGCGCCCGCTCCGCCTCCTCGGCGTTTGGAGATTTTCCATGCCAATGGTAATCATATTCCATAAAATCAACGCCACGACCAGGAATTGTATGCGCGATTATCACGCTTGGCTGCCGAGAATTCTTTGCTTTATCAATCGCCTGAATTATTGCCGAATAATTATGTCCGTCAATTTCCTGCGCCCCCCAGCCAAAACTTCGCCATTTGTCCGCCAAATCCCATAGCGGCATCACCTTTTCCGTATCGCCACCAATCTGAATATTATTTCTATCAACAATCGTAATCAAATTCGACAGATTATATTTTTTCGCAAACATCGCCGCTTCCCAAATATTCCCTTCGTCCAGCTCGCCATCACCCAAACTGCAGTAAACGAATCGCCCAGAATTGCCGCCCAAATGTTGCAATGAATACGCCATACCTGCCGCCTGACTCAGACCACAGCCCAGAGGACCGCTAGTCGTTTCAATTCCTGGTAAGCTGTCGCGTTCTGGATGACCTTGAAGCTTGGAACCAAATTTTCGCAAATTAGCCAACTCTTTTTTATCGAAAAATCCTCGCTCCGCCAGCGTGGCATATAAAAGTGGCGCATAATGCCCATTGCTCATCACGAAAATGTCTCGATCTTCCCAATTAGGATTATCAGGATCTAGTCGCATGGCGTGAAAATACAAAACCGCCATAACGTCAGCAAAACCCAAACACCCAGCAGAATGCCCCGAACCAGCCGCCGATAGTTCGCGAATAACAGATCGACGTAATTTCTGTGATATTTTTTTCAGATTCGTTATAGTATCAATATCCATTAAAGCACGCTCGTTTTATTAATCTCCTGTTGCAATCTGGAGAAAATGGTGCGCGGATCTGACGATTTCTGAATAACGCCGCCAACGTTCAAAACGTTAACGCCACCCTGAACCAGGCTGTACGCATTATCTACCGCCACTCCACCGTCCCAGCCGATTTCAACACTAGGATTAATAGCCTTAATAAGTCGTATTTTTTCTAGTTGCATCAAACTAGCAGTGCCGCCAAATCGCCCCAGTTCACCGCTAAAAATCATCACATGATCTGCTATTTTTATCAGTTCCTCAACCGTTCGCGGAACCGTCGGCTTTAGTAGCGCTAATCCCGCCATAATTCCAGCTTGACGAATCTGCATAAGCGCAGTCTTCACATCTCCCGTCGCCTCTGCGTGAATAATAATCATATGCGGTCTTAGGGCAATCAACTTCGGAACATACTCAGCAACATCATTAACCATTGCATGAATATCAATCATCCAACCCTCTGGCGCCCATAATTCTGGAATTCCAACAGTCAAAGTTGGAGCAAATTCGCCATCAGAAATGTCAATATGCACACGCTCAACAAGCCCGGTTATTTTATTAACCTGCTCTTTGTATTGTTCGGCATTTTCTGCCAAAATTGCTGGTGCGATTACAGAATTACTCATGACAATTCATCCAATTGCGCATTACGCCTATTAAATCGCGGAGCATTTGCGTAAGGAGTGTTTAGCCACGTTTCCACAATTCCTTTCCACGCCGATTCATTGTCTTCCAAAACTCGCGCCGGCAAACACAGAACATTCGAGTCGTTATCTTGGCGCGTCATCTTTGCCTCGAAAGCATCCCAAATAACGCTGGCACGAATTCCTTTGAATCGGTTCGCCGCCATACACATTCCTTGACCACCGCCGCAAATTAATATCGCACGCGGATCTTTACTATCATCGCCAATGACCTTCAACGCCGCCGCCTGCGCGAATTGCGGAAAATCGTCATCAGGATTTAATTCTACACCGCCAACGTCTTGAACGTCATAGCCATTCTTAACCAAATAGGCAAAAACTTTTTCCTTCAAAATAAAGCCACGATGGTCAGATCCGAGATAGATTTTCATAATTTTAGTATAAGCATTTTCGGTGATTTTTGCAAGGAAAAGTTAGGTATTTTATCAGAGGTAGGGTATAGCTATTTGACAAAAAGTATTGACATTTCGCGGCTGGTATGATATATATATATCAGCTTTTCAAACCGTGAAAAGCAACTAACCGGGGAGTTCACCCCGGTTGAGGTCGCGGTTCTGAAAGGCCGCACCTCAAAATTTCTCTGAAAGGAGAAATCGTGTCTACTGCTCGTAGTACACTCATTATTCTGCTGCTTGCCGTGTTCGGGTTGACCGGGTTGACCGGATGTGCAGACGTCAGCGACGTCTGGACTCAGGACCTTGTCAAGGCGGGGTTCACCGACCCCGTCCCCATCAATGACTCGGGGGAAGCCGCAGGGGTAATCATGGCCTCGGCCGGCAGTTGTAGGATTCGGTTTGTCATTGACAGGCAAACCGACACAATATACGCGGAGGTCCCAGGCAGTGATATCTCTGACGAACCTTCGTTCGTCAGAAGCCCATCACTTGAAATCTTGAAGCAGGACGAGAGATTCTCGTCCTGCTTCGGAGAAGATTGAGGCGCCGCGCCAGCAGAAGGCGCGCTAAGATAAATATTCTGTAAAACCGCCGAAAATCCCGGCGTCCCCGCACCACCACGGTGCGGGGTTATTTCCTTTTTGGAAGATGGCCTTATTCACTCTTTTTCAGATAATACGCCACATCCGCCACCAGTTCAACCAGCCGGTTAGAATAGCCCCATTCGTTGTCATACCAGACCATAACCTTGATCAGATTACCGCCAACTACCTTCGTCAACGGAAGATCAACAATTCCAGAATATGAATTGCCAATGAAGTCGCGACTCACCAAAGGTTCCTCAGAAACACCCAAAATGCCTTGATAGAAATTACTCTGGGCGGCTTTTTTGAACGCGTCATTTACCTGCTCGACAGTCACATCACGTCGCAGAAGCGCCGTCACGTCGCTAAGCGACACCACTGGAGTCGGTACGCGCACGCTAAGTCCGTCAAACTTTCCAGTTAATTGCGGCAAGGTTTTAGTTACAGCAATTGCGGCGCCAGTCGTAGTCGGGACAATGTTTTCGGCGGCATTGCGACCTTCTCTAAGATCCTTGGATGGCGCATCCTGAAGCTTTTGACTAGCCGTATAACTATGCACCGTCGTTAGCATTGACTTTTCAACGCCAAATTCCGCGTCCAAAATCGCCATAACCGCGCCCAAAGAATTGGTCGTACAGCTAGCATTAGACACGATTGGTGTCGCGTTTTTCACCTTGTCATCGTTAGTCCCTAAAACAATTGTATCGACTCCCTCAGACTTCGTCGGACCACTGATAACCACACGCTTTGCGCCAGCCGTTAAGTGCTTGCCTGCGCCATCTTTATCGGTGAAAAATCCTGTCGATTCAATCACCACATCAATTCCCAAATCTCGCCACGGCAGATTTTCTGGATCTTTCTCAGCCAACACCTTAACCGACTTACCCTCAATAATCAGCTCGTTTTCCGTAAAATCAACTTGACGTCCGTACTCACCGTAATTGCTATCATGCTTCAACAAATACGCCAAAGTTTTCGTGTCAGTCAAATCATTGATCGCAACAATTTCCAAGTCGCTTCGCTCGTTCGCAATCTTAAACGCATTGCGTCCGATTCGCCCGAAGCCGTTAATTGCTATTCTCGTTACAGCCATATCGCCCTCCCTGTTAGATATTTTCGCTTTAGCTTTTCCTTATTATACTACAAAGTTGTATAATATAAATATGACGCGCGAAGAGTTATTGTCAATTGCTGAACAAAAATACGACGAAGTGCCCGTATTAGTTTTAGCGAGCGCAATCGATTACGCCACGGAAAAGCACGCTGGACAAAAGCGCAAAAGTGGCGAACCCTACATTAATCACCCATTGGCGGTGGCGGGAATTCTAATTGAATGGGGTATGGATATTGATACGGTCGTGGCGGGAGTTCTGCACGACACCGTTGAAGATACCGACGCAACTTTGGACGATTTGGAGAGTTTGTTTGGACGCGATGTGGCGTTTCTGGTGGATGGCGTAACTAAAGTTTCACAAGCTCGTGCCGGGATGCGAAATTTGGATAGTTATTTACCGCACACGAAGGACAATTTGACCAAGTTGATGATTGCCGTGGGCGAAGATGTGCGCGTGATAATTATCAAGCTAGCTGACCGCCTACATAATATGCGAACGCTACAATTTATGACACCAGAAAAGCAGAAAAAAATTGCCAGAGAAACAATTGAAGTTTTTGCGCCGCTGGCCGACCGCTTAAATATGGGACGAGTTCGCGTTCAATTGGAAGAACTGAGTTTTAGATATTTGATGCCGAAAGCTTTTCAGGAAACCAAAAATTTAATGGACAGTCGATTGAAAAAATCGCAACGAAAATTGGATCACGTTCGTCGCGAAGTTGAAGCGCGACTGAAGGCGGAAAAGCTGGTTTTCCAGATGGATGGGCGCGTTAAAAGTGTTTATAGCTTGTTTAAGAAATTGGACAAAGTTGGCGATATCGATAAGATTTATGATCTGATTGCCCTAAGGATAATTGTCGACGATTTATCGACTGGATATTTGGTTTTGGGGATTTTACACGATATGTATCAGCCGATGTATGAACGAATAAAAGATTACGTTGCTAATCCAAAGCCAAATGGATATCAAAGCTTGCATACAACCGTACAAACTCCGAGCGGACAGATTGTCGAGTTCCAGATTCGAACCAAAGAAATGCACGAATACGCCGAGCGTGGATTAGCGGCTAGTTTCCATTACAATGAGCAAAAATTGACCGACGCCTATAAAAAAGGAAAAATCGGAACTATGCCAGCCGATTTATCGTGGATTCGCGAACTTCAGGAGGCTGCTGCCTTAATTAGCGAAGGAAAGCGATTCGACTCTAACAAATTCCGAATGAAGCTATTTTCTGATAGGATTTTTGTGTACTCACCAAAGGGCGACATTTACGATTTGCCTCGCGGGGCATTCCCCTTGGATTATGCCTACCGAATTCACTCCGATATCGCGGCGCGCGCAAGTGGATTTAAGATCAATGGCGTAATGAAGCCGTTCAATTACAAATTACAGCACGGCGATACAATTGAAGTCTTAACAAGCAAATCCGCTCGTCCAAAACCAGATTGGCGGGACGTCATAATTACGCCACACGCCAAAGATAAATTACGCCTACAATTATCCCACTCAAACGGCATCTTACAACAATTAACTGGCGGCGTTTCCTCGTTCTTCCGACACAAGTAACGCTCGCCAGTCTCTCGGCTTTAATCAATAATCAAACGCGATTTATTTTTCGTTCCAACGAGTAATTGACTCGCGGATAATTTGCTTTGCCCTTTCTACGTCGCCGAAGCCCTTAACTACAGTTGAGCCAGGCTTCTTCAAGTCCTTGTAGTGATTGAAATGGTGTTCAATTTGTTTCAACAATTGTGAAGGTAGATCTTCTAGTGAGTTGATTGCGTTGCCAGTGTTTCGGTCGTCAGCCGGAACAACGATAACCTTGTCGTCAACTTCATTATCGTCAACAAATTCCAACACGCCGATAACTTTTGCTTCCATAAAAATACCGGTCGTCAACGGTTCGTCAGTGATAATTAGCGCATCCAATTCGTCGCCATCTTCATCCAAAGTCTGTGGAATGAAACCGTAGTTTGTTGGCTTTGCAAAAATAGCTGGCTCAACACGATCCAACTGCATCACTGCAAGCTCACGATTCCACTCGATCTTATGACTTGATCCCTGTGGAATCTCAACAACTACATTTACGATGCCGTTTTCGACATCACCAGGTGTTAAAATTTGATTAAAATCTGCCATTTTTTACTCCTCTCTGGCTTTTTCTTGTAAATATTCACGAATCTGCAGCGCTGCCACCGCACCTTCACCAACCGCCGAAGCGATTTGCATAGTTGCCCCCGAGCGTACATCGCCAGAAGCAAAAACGCCAGGAATATTAGTGTGCAGATGTTCGTCAGTAATAATATGCCCGCCCAGATCTAATTCAACATCTGAATTTGCCAAAAACTGTGTGTTCGGAATTAGCCCGATAAACACAAACAATCCGTCAGCGGTAAATTCTTTCTGCTCGCCGTTTTGGGTCGATTTAACGCCGTAAAACTTATCGTCTTTGACAATAATTTCATCAGTCGTTGCGCCGATGTGAACGGTAATTTTTCCATCATCGACATATTTCTGCAAATCTTTTTGCAAAATGTCACTAGCACGCAATTTACTGCGAACCAACAGATCAATATGGCTAGCGTATCGCGTCAAAAATATTGCCTCTTGCACCGCTGAGTTTCCGCCACCGACAACGATTAGATTTTTATCACGATAAAACGCACCGTCGCAAGTCGCGCAGTAATGCACGCCTCGACCATATAATTCATCTTC from Candidatus Nanosynbacter sp. HMT-352 harbors:
- a CDS encoding transketolase, which encodes MDIDTITNLKKISQKLRRSVIRELSAAGSGHSAGCLGFADVMAVLYFHAMRLDPDNPNWEDRDIFVMSNGHYAPLLYATLAERGFFDKKELANLRKFGSKLQGHPERDSLPGIETTSGPLGCGLSQAAGMAYSLQHLGGNSGRFVYCSLGDGELDEGNIWEAAMFAKKYNLSNLITIVDRNNIQIGGDTEKVMPLWDLADKWRSFGWGAQEIDGHNYSAIIQAIDKAKNSRQPSVIIAHTIPGRGVDFMEYDYHWHGKSPNAEEAERALVQLSEGGGK
- a CDS encoding ribulose-phosphate 3-epimerase, producing the protein MSNSVIAPAILAENAEQYKEQVNKITGLVERVHIDISDGEFAPTLTVGIPELWAPEGWMIDIHAMVNDVAEYVPKLIALRPHMIIIHAEATGDVKTALMQIRQAGIMAGLALLKPTVPRTVEELIKIADHVMIFSGELGRFGGTASLMQLEKIRLIKAINPSVEIGWDGGVAVDNAYSLVQGGVNVLNVGGVIQKSSDPRTIFSRLQQEINKTSVL
- a CDS encoding RpiB/LacA/LacB family sugar-phosphate isomerase; the protein is MKIYLGSDHRGFILKEKVFAYLVKNGYDVQDVGGVELNPDDDFPQFAQAAALKVIGDDSKDPRAILICGGGQGMCMAANRFKGIRASVIWDAFEAKMTRQDNDSNVLCLPARVLEDNESAWKGIVETWLNTPYANAPRFNRRNAQLDELS
- the gap gene encoding type I glyceraldehyde-3-phosphate dehydrogenase, producing the protein MAVTRIAINGFGRIGRNAFKIANERSDLEIVAINDLTDTKTLAYLLKHDSNYGEYGRQVDFTENELIIEGKSVKVLAEKDPENLPWRDLGIDVVIESTGFFTDKDGAGKHLTAGAKRVVISGPTKSEGVDTIVLGTNDDKVKNATPIVSNASCTTNSLGAVMAILDAEFGVEKSMLTTVHSYTASQKLQDAPSKDLREGRNAAENIVPTTTGAAIAVTKTLPQLTGKFDGLSVRVPTPVVSLSDVTALLRRDVTVEQVNDAFKKAAQSNFYQGILGVSEEPLVSRDFIGNSYSGIVDLPLTKVVGGNLIKVMVWYDNEWGYSNRLVELVADVAYYLKKSE
- a CDS encoding RelA/SpoT family protein, with protein sequence MTREELLSIAEQKYDEVPVLVLASAIDYATEKHAGQKRKSGEPYINHPLAVAGILIEWGMDIDTVVAGVLHDTVEDTDATLDDLESLFGRDVAFLVDGVTKVSQARAGMRNLDSYLPHTKDNLTKLMIAVGEDVRVIIIKLADRLHNMRTLQFMTPEKQKKIARETIEVFAPLADRLNMGRVRVQLEELSFRYLMPKAFQETKNLMDSRLKKSQRKLDHVRREVEARLKAEKLVFQMDGRVKSVYSLFKKLDKVGDIDKIYDLIALRIIVDDLSTGYLVLGILHDMYQPMYERIKDYVANPKPNGYQSLHTTVQTPSGQIVEFQIRTKEMHEYAERGLAASFHYNEQKLTDAYKKGKIGTMPADLSWIRELQEAAALISEGKRFDSNKFRMKLFSDRIFVYSPKGDIYDLPRGAFPLDYAYRIHSDIAARASGFKINGVMKPFNYKLQHGDTIEVLTSKSARPKPDWRDVIITPHAKDKLRLQLSHSNGILQQLTGGVSSFFRHK
- a CDS encoding inorganic diphosphatase translates to MADFNQILTPGDVENGIVNVVVEIPQGSSHKIEWNRELAVMQLDRVEPAIFAKPTNYGFIPQTLDEDGDELDALIITDEPLTTGIFMEAKVIGVLEFVDDNEVDDKVIVVPADDRNTGNAINSLEDLPSQLLKQIEHHFNHYKDLKKPGSTVVKGFGDVERAKQIIRESITRWNEK
- a CDS encoding NAD(P)/FAD-dependent oxidoreductase, whose product is MSKDVVIVGAGPSALTAAIYLSREDVDTTLYERGVVGGMAAITDQIDNYPGFAEGVTGMKLASELQQQAERFGAKIEYGDVTELKQVDGELELTIDGQSVRAKSVLLATGSNHRKLGVSGEDELYGRGVHYCATCDGAFYRDKNLIVVGGGNSAVQEAIFLTRYASHIDLLVRSKLRASDILQKDLQKYVDDGKITVHIGATTDEIIVKDDKFYGVKSTQNGEQKEFTADGLFVFIGLIPNTQFLANSDVELDLGGHIITDEHLHTNIPGVFASGDVRSGATMQIASAVGEGAVAALQIREYLQEKAREE